One genomic window of Halogeometricum rufum includes the following:
- a CDS encoding DUF2617 family protein translates to MTHSPTDTTDTTDLHFAYASDPPDVERFDVKTLTPGELLGRPCAFAVIGQSHLVSAPALDYHEVCSCDPLPAAASQTTALDPGASGRVAFESDAVRAETTVRVEPLSAFPGAAGADAAFRFGPDAWTTVAVADDGTGYETYHTYPERDASVRTETTLTLTGADSTAPNPERERPAEGRR, encoded by the coding sequence ATGACTCACTCACCCACCGACACGACCGACACGACCGACCTGCACTTCGCGTACGCGAGCGACCCCCCGGACGTCGAGCGATTCGACGTGAAGACGCTCACGCCGGGCGAACTCCTCGGACGGCCCTGCGCGTTCGCCGTCATCGGCCAGTCGCACCTCGTGAGTGCGCCCGCTCTCGACTACCACGAGGTGTGCTCCTGCGACCCCCTGCCGGCCGCCGCCTCGCAGACGACGGCGCTCGACCCCGGCGCGTCGGGCCGCGTCGCGTTCGAGAGCGACGCCGTCCGCGCGGAGACGACCGTTCGCGTCGAACCGCTCTCGGCGTTTCCGGGTGCGGCGGGGGCCGACGCCGCCTTCCGGTTCGGCCCCGACGCGTGGACCACCGTCGCCGTCGCCGACGACGGCACCGGCTACGAGACGTACCACACCTACCCCGAACGCGACGCGTCCGTGCGGACGGAGACGACGCTGACGCTCACGGGAGCCGATTCGACCGCTCCGAATCCCGAGCGCGAACGACCCGCGGAGGGCCGGCGATGA
- a CDS encoding pentapeptide repeat-containing protein — MRHTDSTPEPDADGPDGAAIGSDDRNGAMTASDDGPADGADGAGASRAGTNGTAARNGADAARRRDAGDGDDERCRYTFDPSERTDASLRTTWECPHPAHADSDVCVFHMSADERTALDVRPQDVVDRLFENLHTDDPRLNEYVGATLPNLPLTYQQVDAETNHVLNFQHAEIGGIDLTHGRLDHGLNVREATLGRVTFEDATVTGDVEASGTVVTGELDTSEATFEQDVHFDGATFEATVTCDETTFREDTTFEDATFRGVVNFRNAATSGSSHVLADHVSFAGASFRDDAHFRQTDFQYVTFEDCTFEAAADFEHTNFHGDSVFHGCVFDRVADFDEARFSHDAGFKNVRFRDLAEFRGVAFDGGSRTTSDDVTFESAVFEGEADFKLARFRFADFKSAVCRGEWNLDRAAFDARAECHGLTVEGEANLRNVTFGAPAVFEEAQFEGNVAGVEATFEDDATFAAATFAGRVTFDEARFHGDTDFGAATFEDAARFRGATFEGGANYREQNCSFDEATFETDADFSGARFTRGSFWETTFEGTCTFREAAFSESGRFHVLPGTKPTCVDLTDATLRSGTIVESGGSVVPYDMTNTTVGDVRLEGEGAEGDLLDHFRFCLTDFDGFDFSNHHGYLERNDWTIHDFIENDATGNYAVELTDETIEETYRKAQSSANAVGDTPASREFEFKRYYYNRKKNADILRNEYSMNAWGRVKKAASVTLNLFMQVTCGYGNRLPRIAALTFLLPAVFGVFYVLGGPFETQAGVIWNAANPGEVLFDGLYYSYISFSTVGYGDVNPLGWAARLFAMSQGMLNGLFFTLLTFTLFKRVLGGS, encoded by the coding sequence ATGAGACACACCGACTCGACCCCCGAACCCGACGCCGACGGCCCGGACGGCGCAGCCATCGGTTCCGACGACCGAAACGGCGCGATGACCGCTTCCGACGACGGGCCGGCCGACGGTGCCGACGGTGCCGGCGCGAGTCGCGCCGGGACGAACGGAACCGCCGCGCGAAACGGGGCCGACGCCGCCCGGCGACGCGACGCGGGCGACGGCGACGACGAGCGCTGTCGGTACACGTTCGACCCCTCCGAACGGACCGACGCCAGCCTCCGGACCACGTGGGAGTGTCCGCACCCCGCCCACGCCGACAGCGACGTCTGCGTGTTCCACATGTCGGCCGACGAGCGAACCGCGCTGGACGTGCGCCCGCAGGACGTGGTCGACCGCCTGTTCGAGAACCTCCACACGGACGACCCGCGCCTGAACGAGTACGTCGGCGCGACGCTCCCGAACCTGCCGCTGACCTACCAGCAGGTGGACGCCGAGACGAACCACGTGCTGAACTTCCAGCACGCCGAAATCGGCGGTATCGACCTCACGCACGGTCGTCTGGACCACGGGCTGAACGTCCGCGAGGCGACGCTCGGCCGCGTCACGTTCGAGGACGCCACCGTGACGGGCGACGTGGAGGCGTCGGGCACCGTCGTCACCGGCGAACTCGACACCTCCGAGGCCACCTTCGAACAGGACGTCCACTTCGACGGCGCGACGTTCGAGGCGACGGTCACCTGCGACGAGACGACCTTTCGAGAGGACACCACCTTCGAGGACGCGACGTTCCGCGGCGTCGTCAACTTCAGAAACGCGGCGACGAGTGGGAGCAGTCACGTCCTCGCCGACCACGTCTCCTTCGCGGGCGCGAGTTTCCGCGACGACGCGCACTTCAGACAGACCGACTTCCAGTACGTCACCTTCGAGGACTGTACGTTCGAGGCGGCGGCGGACTTCGAGCACACGAACTTCCACGGGGACAGCGTCTTCCACGGGTGCGTGTTCGACCGGGTGGCCGACTTCGACGAGGCGCGGTTCTCCCACGACGCCGGGTTCAAGAACGTGCGGTTCCGCGACCTGGCGGAGTTCCGCGGCGTCGCGTTCGACGGCGGGAGTCGGACGACGAGCGACGACGTGACGTTCGAGAGCGCCGTCTTCGAGGGCGAGGCCGACTTCAAACTCGCGCGCTTTCGCTTCGCCGACTTCAAGTCGGCCGTCTGCCGGGGCGAGTGGAACCTCGACCGGGCGGCGTTCGACGCGCGCGCGGAGTGTCACGGGCTGACCGTCGAGGGCGAGGCGAACCTCCGCAACGTGACGTTCGGCGCCCCCGCCGTGTTCGAGGAGGCCCAGTTCGAGGGAAACGTCGCCGGCGTCGAAGCCACGTTCGAGGACGACGCGACGTTCGCCGCGGCGACGTTCGCCGGGCGGGTGACGTTCGACGAGGCGCGGTTCCACGGCGACACCGACTTCGGGGCGGCCACGTTCGAGGACGCCGCCCGGTTCCGCGGTGCGACGTTCGAGGGGGGCGCGAACTACCGCGAGCAGAACTGCTCGTTCGACGAGGCGACGTTCGAGACGGACGCCGACTTCAGCGGTGCCCGGTTCACCCGCGGGTCGTTCTGGGAGACGACGTTCGAGGGGACGTGTACGTTCCGCGAGGCGGCGTTCTCCGAGAGCGGCCGGTTCCACGTCCTCCCCGGGACGAAACCCACCTGCGTCGACCTGACCGACGCGACGCTTCGAAGCGGGACCATCGTCGAGTCGGGCGGCAGCGTCGTCCCGTACGACATGACGAACACCACCGTCGGCGACGTGCGACTGGAGGGCGAGGGCGCGGAGGGCGACCTGCTCGACCACTTCCGCTTCTGTCTCACCGACTTCGACGGCTTCGACTTCAGCAACCACCACGGCTACCTCGAACGCAACGACTGGACCATCCACGACTTCATCGAGAACGACGCCACCGGCAACTACGCCGTCGAGTTGACCGACGAGACGATAGAGGAGACGTACCGGAAGGCCCAGTCGAGTGCGAACGCCGTCGGCGACACGCCCGCCAGCCGGGAGTTCGAGTTCAAGCGCTACTACTACAACCGCAAGAAGAACGCCGACATCCTCCGCAACGAGTACTCGATGAACGCGTGGGGACGGGTGAAGAAGGCCGCAAGCGTCACCCTGAACCTGTTCATGCAGGTGACCTGCGGGTACGGCAACCGCCTGCCCCGCATCGCGGCGTTGACGTTCCTCCTGCCCGCCGTGTTCGGCGTCTTCTACGTCCTCGGCGGCCCGTTCGAGACGCAGGCGGGCGTCATCTGGAACGCCGCGAATCCCGGCGAGGTACTGTTCGACGGCCTCTACTACAGTTACATCAGCTTCAGTACCGTCGGCTACGGCGACGTGAACCCCCTCGGGTGGGCCGCGCGTCTGTTCGCGATGAGCCAAGGGATGTTGAACGGCCTGTTCTTCACCCTGCTCACGTTCACCCTGTTCAAGCGCGTCCTCGGTGGGAGCTAG
- a CDS encoding DUF7827 domain-containing protein, which yields MSHTHKTRAIVLSALMVLSVFAGTVAFAGAGAAQSTFEYEGGAVHYVDSSDDAVIEVPFSAQVNSNSLTTDNFTVFDDDEDISGQVSSITQPQNGRVIVEMNDVVQSRDIEIRLSGDIQDASNNDLSNGGRKDVAFAATTVGPNGDVNAYRGSVVAVVASSVNTDIEITDDDDDFTYFVSGSTGTNSRVYTFDTENRDVGSYEATFDGSNTATIELRELGLDVDIDDRTVTDEDEIEGTVSANAGTRGVQVELLDSDGDAVSGESVTGNLDGQGEFEFTLGPVDTDDYTVEVTDLGSGVVIESDVVTVSKAGEGRADIAGGIVTQQRGDIANITVTLSNTDTATLTIGSEDAGFRANVTVEDDSGDGQVNVLFNTYAATNGVSGDVFDVADSDDDIDTSDIDPQNRVSSLLDAGEYDLEVRSGDDASDDSQGVGTLVLEERTTDSLVSWTAPTGTTFDDSDEVYEAVANANVTESDDIADGDLVIHQLQASGLEGALEAQSGNDTAAFFALNGNVYELSVEESNPSANRDAFVLNLHAGNTVVVPDPDNDTYFVAFDTDDVVGERPNGQTVQLDDGQELLANFTVYEDEGNLADEDQTVEDEYGIVEAEHSLDEPVNVSAASGQTVAGETTVAPGTELSLRVRSSGDTQPSFLKTASVYVTEDGTYEGTFDFSEQQAGDTFEVTVRGGAADSLTVDGNVGEGDATTDTATDTVTETPTDTETQTETEIPTDGEPTDTATEAPTDGEPTDTATETSTGTPGFGVVVALVALLAAALLAVRRD from the coding sequence ATGAGTCATACACACAAGACACGAGCGATCGTTCTCTCCGCGTTGATGGTGCTCTCGGTGTTCGCCGGGACCGTCGCGTTCGCGGGAGCAGGGGCGGCACAGTCCACCTTCGAATACGAGGGCGGCGCCGTCCACTACGTCGACAGCAGCGACGACGCTGTCATCGAGGTACCGTTCAGCGCCCAAGTGAACAGCAACAGTCTGACGACGGACAACTTCACCGTCTTCGACGACGACGAGGACATCTCGGGACAGGTCAGTTCCATCACCCAGCCCCAGAACGGTCGCGTCATCGTCGAGATGAACGACGTCGTGCAGTCGCGCGACATCGAGATTCGCCTCTCGGGCGACATCCAGGACGCGTCCAACAACGACCTCTCGAACGGCGGTCGGAAGGACGTCGCGTTCGCGGCGACGACCGTCGGCCCGAACGGTGACGTGAACGCCTACAGAGGCTCCGTCGTCGCCGTCGTGGCCAGTTCGGTCAACACCGACATCGAAATCACCGACGACGACGACGACTTCACCTACTTCGTCTCCGGGTCGACCGGGACGAACAGTCGCGTCTACACGTTCGACACCGAGAACCGAGACGTCGGCTCCTACGAGGCCACGTTCGACGGCAGCAACACGGCCACCATCGAACTCCGCGAACTCGGCCTGGACGTCGACATCGACGACCGGACCGTGACGGACGAAGACGAGATAGAGGGCACCGTCTCCGCGAACGCGGGCACCCGCGGCGTGCAAGTCGAACTCCTCGACAGTGACGGCGACGCCGTCAGCGGCGAATCCGTCACCGGCAACCTCGACGGTCAGGGCGAGTTCGAGTTCACGCTCGGGCCCGTCGACACGGACGATTACACCGTCGAGGTGACCGACCTCGGCTCCGGCGTGGTCATCGAATCCGACGTCGTCACCGTCTCGAAGGCCGGTGAGGGCCGCGCGGACATCGCCGGAGGAATCGTCACCCAACAGCGCGGTGACATCGCGAACATCACCGTGACCCTCTCGAACACCGACACCGCGACGCTGACTATCGGCTCCGAAGACGCCGGCTTCCGCGCCAACGTCACCGTCGAGGACGACTCCGGCGACGGGCAAGTCAACGTCCTGTTCAACACCTACGCCGCCACGAACGGCGTGAGCGGCGACGTGTTCGACGTCGCCGACAGCGACGACGACATCGACACCAGCGACATCGACCCGCAGAACCGCGTCAGCTCGCTCCTCGACGCGGGCGAGTACGACCTCGAAGTCCGCTCCGGCGACGACGCGTCCGACGACTCGCAGGGCGTCGGCACGCTGGTCCTCGAAGAGCGCACCACCGACTCGCTCGTCAGTTGGACCGCCCCCACGGGCACGACGTTCGACGACAGCGACGAGGTGTACGAGGCAGTCGCGAACGCCAACGTCACCGAGTCCGACGACATCGCCGACGGCGACCTGGTGATTCACCAACTGCAGGCCTCCGGTCTCGAAGGCGCGCTCGAAGCGCAGAGCGGGAACGACACCGCCGCGTTCTTCGCCCTGAACGGCAACGTGTACGAACTCAGCGTCGAAGAGTCGAACCCCAGCGCGAACCGCGACGCGTTCGTGCTGAACCTCCACGCCGGGAACACCGTCGTCGTCCCCGACCCGGACAACGACACGTACTTCGTGGCGTTCGACACGGACGACGTGGTGGGTGAACGACCGAACGGCCAGACCGTCCAACTCGACGACGGTCAGGAACTGCTCGCGAACTTCACGGTGTACGAGGACGAGGGTAACCTCGCCGACGAGGACCAGACCGTCGAAGACGAGTACGGCATCGTCGAAGCGGAACACTCGCTCGACGAACCCGTGAACGTCTCGGCCGCGTCCGGCCAGACCGTCGCGGGTGAGACCACGGTCGCACCCGGAACGGAACTCAGTCTGCGCGTCCGCTCCAGCGGCGACACGCAGCCGAGCTTCCTGAAGACCGCGTCCGTCTACGTGACCGAAGACGGCACCTACGAAGGGACGTTCGACTTCAGCGAGCAGCAGGCCGGCGACACGTTCGAGGTGACCGTCCGCGGCGGCGCGGCCGACTCCCTCACCGTCGACGGCAACGTCGGCGAGGGTGACGCCACCACCGACACGGCGACCGACACCGTGACGGAGACGCCGACGGACACCGAGACGCAGACGGAGACGGAGATACCCACCGACGGTGAACCGACCGACACGGCCACCGAGGCCCCCACCGACGGTGAACCGACCGACACGGCCACCGAGACGTCCACCGGAACGCCCGGCTTCGGCGTCGTCGTGGCCCTCGTGGCACTCCTCGCCGCGGCCCTCCTCGCGGTCCGCCGCGACTGA
- a CDS encoding archaea-specific SMC-related protein, whose translation MSRAQSTTETVELHVENIGGIEETTVELGPGVTALAGRNATNRTSLLQAIMAALGSDRASLKADADEGSVTLTVGGETYTRTLKRRGSTIATEGDPYLTDATLADLFAFLLESNEARQAVARGDDLRELIMRPIDTEAIQTEIRNLEQEKREVDSEISSLDSLDGRLPELEQKRTSLKEQIEEKRAELEEKEREIEEADANVEQTRDDRDELESRLDDLKEARSNLEDVRYDIDAEAESIDALESERDELTAEREDIPAEIEGGDEIEAQIADLRDRMQRLDSSVNQLQTVIQFNEDMLEGTSADVAAALRDDAGAGSVTDALVESDTVVCWTCGTEVETEQIEETVDRLRSLRRDKLDQRNDLRSEIDDLESERDELEQLDRRREELEDRIQSIDAELDRRRDRRESLKEERENLTQRVEALESEVEELESRDYGDVLERHREANQLEFEIGRLENDLEDTEDEIASVESRLGERDELEARREEIADELADLRTRIERIESEAVEEFNTHMDTVLDILDYRNLDRIWIERTEQTVREGRRKVQKSMFDMHIIRSTADGTTYEDTIDHLSESEREVTGLVFALAGYLVHDVHETVPFILLDSLEAIDSGRIAQLIDYISEYAEYTVAALLPEDAAALDDDYERVREI comes from the coding sequence ATGAGTCGTGCACAGTCTACGACAGAGACCGTCGAGCTTCACGTCGAGAACATCGGCGGTATCGAAGAGACGACGGTCGAACTCGGCCCCGGGGTCACGGCGCTCGCGGGCCGAAACGCCACGAACCGAACGTCACTTCTGCAGGCGATTATGGCGGCTCTCGGAAGCGACCGGGCGTCGCTGAAGGCCGACGCAGACGAGGGTTCGGTGACGCTCACCGTCGGCGGCGAGACGTACACCCGAACGCTGAAACGACGCGGTAGCACAATCGCCACCGAAGGTGACCCGTATCTCACCGACGCGACGCTGGCCGACCTCTTCGCGTTCCTCCTCGAATCGAACGAGGCCAGACAGGCCGTCGCCCGCGGCGACGACCTCCGCGAACTCATCATGCGGCCCATCGACACCGAGGCCATCCAGACGGAGATTCGCAACCTCGAACAGGAGAAACGCGAAGTCGACAGCGAGATATCCAGCCTCGACTCCCTCGACGGGCGTCTCCCCGAACTCGAACAGAAGCGCACGTCGCTGAAGGAGCAGATCGAGGAGAAACGCGCGGAACTGGAGGAGAAAGAGCGGGAGATAGAGGAGGCGGACGCCAACGTCGAGCAGACCCGAGACGACCGCGACGAGTTGGAGAGTCGGCTCGACGACCTGAAGGAGGCCCGGTCGAACCTCGAAGACGTCCGCTACGACATCGACGCCGAGGCCGAGAGCATCGATGCGCTCGAATCCGAGCGCGACGAACTCACCGCCGAACGCGAGGACATCCCCGCGGAGATAGAGGGTGGCGACGAGATAGAGGCGCAGATAGCCGACCTCCGCGACCGGATGCAGCGACTGGATTCCAGCGTGAACCAACTCCAGACCGTCATCCAGTTCAACGAGGACATGCTGGAGGGGACGAGCGCGGACGTCGCCGCCGCCCTCCGCGACGACGCCGGTGCCGGTTCCGTCACCGACGCCCTCGTCGAGTCGGACACGGTCGTCTGCTGGACCTGCGGGACCGAAGTCGAGACCGAACAGATCGAGGAGACGGTAGACCGCCTCCGGTCGCTCCGCCGCGACAAACTCGACCAGCGGAACGACCTCCGCAGTGAGATAGACGACCTCGAATCCGAGCGCGACGAACTCGAACAACTCGACCGCCGACGCGAAGAACTGGAGGACCGTATCCAGAGCATCGACGCGGAACTCGACCGCCGCCGCGACCGCCGCGAGTCGCTGAAGGAGGAACGCGAGAACCTCACCCAACGCGTCGAAGCGCTCGAATCCGAGGTCGAGGAACTGGAGTCTCGCGACTACGGCGACGTCCTCGAACGCCACCGCGAGGCGAACCAGTTGGAGTTCGAGATCGGACGGCTCGAAAACGACCTCGAGGACACGGAGGACGAGATAGCGTCCGTCGAGTCTCGACTCGGCGAACGCGACGAACTGGAGGCTCGGCGCGAGGAGATTGCCGACGAACTCGCGGACCTGCGGACCCGCATCGAGCGCATCGAGTCCGAGGCCGTCGAGGAGTTCAACACGCACATGGACACCGTCCTCGACATCCTCGACTACCGGAACCTCGACCGCATCTGGATCGAACGGACCGAACAGACGGTCCGAGAGGGCCGCCGGAAGGTCCAGAAGTCGATGTTCGACATGCACATCATCCGGAGCACCGCCGACGGAACGACGTACGAGGACACCATCGACCACCTCTCGGAGTCCGAACGCGAGGTGACGGGACTCGTGTTCGCCCTCGCGGGCTACCTCGTCCACGACGTCCACGAGACGGTGCCGTTCATCCTGCTGGACTCGCTAGAGGCCATCGACTCGGGCCGCATCGCCCAGTTGATCGACTACATCAGCGAGTACGCCGAGTACACCGTCGCCGCTCTCCTCCCCGAGGACGCGGCGGCACTCGACGACGACTACGAACGCGTCCGCGAAATCTGA
- the rdfA gene encoding rod-determining factor RdfA: protein MSSDGNERSGRGRRSKVRRLIDEYDLEGEGERLENRCTANREDRLSLRELADDFNRRLLRAVMVEVGMNPLDGEVANTYRLLTDDDVSSGMQTQARQTLEREGVDVDELQKNFVSHQAIHTYLTKYRGVKRDEQTDEDRVQKGLDTIQRLRSRTAAVSENIVENLASTGRIDVGDFEVLVDVRVFCRDCGTQYDVQDLLEEGRCECGGNLVSAAGETEASR from the coding sequence ATGAGTAGTGACGGGAACGAGAGGTCGGGCCGCGGCCGCCGGAGCAAGGTTCGACGCCTCATCGACGAGTACGACCTGGAGGGTGAAGGCGAACGCTTGGAGAACCGGTGCACCGCCAACCGAGAGGACCGCCTGAGTCTCCGCGAACTCGCCGACGACTTCAATCGACGCCTCCTGCGTGCGGTCATGGTCGAGGTGGGGATGAATCCGCTCGACGGCGAAGTGGCCAACACGTACCGCCTGCTGACGGACGACGACGTGTCGAGCGGGATGCAGACCCAGGCGAGACAGACTCTCGAACGCGAGGGCGTCGACGTGGACGAACTCCAGAAGAACTTCGTCTCCCATCAGGCGATACACACCTACCTGACGAAGTATCGCGGGGTCAAGCGCGACGAACAGACCGACGAGGACCGCGTCCAGAAGGGACTCGACACCATCCAGCGACTCCGAAGCCGAACGGCGGCCGTCTCCGAGAACATCGTCGAAAACCTCGCGAGTACGGGTCGCATCGACGTCGGCGACTTCGAGGTGCTCGTCGACGTTCGCGTCTTCTGTCGGGACTGCGGGACGCAGTACGACGTACAGGACCTCCTCGAGGAGGGGCGGTGCGAGTGCGGGGGGAACCTCGTCTCGGCCGCCGGCGAGACCGAAGCGTCTCGGTGA